One window of the Melanotaenia boesemani isolate fMelBoe1 chromosome 14, fMelBoe1.pri, whole genome shotgun sequence genome contains the following:
- the sid1 gene encoding secreted immunoglobulin domain 1: protein MMMMVSTVVCVLFLALSGFQQHVATWPAPTVQVRVGENVSLQCPLLDSSNSTMATSTSDEAAPATLSWYRKTAGLGPMLLLSLMPSNGSHVKYGNGIDPEKVSATANGSLLLQGSKESDSGVYYCGISYGSEWKQHIPSQGIKFTD, encoded by the exons atgatgatgatggtgtctACGGTGGTCTGTGTCCTCTTCCTCGCTCTCAGCG GTTTCCAGCAGCATGTTGCCACATGGCCAGCCCCCACCGTCCAGGTGAGAGTCGGGGAAAATGTCTCCCTGCagtgccccctgctggacaGCTCCAACTCCACCATGGCCACCTCCACATCTGATGAAGCAGCCCCCGCCACCCTCAGCTGGTACAGGAAGACAGCAGGACTTGGACCCATGCTGCTGTTGAGCCTCATGCCTTCAAACGGCTCTCATGTGAAGTATGGAAATGGCATTGACCCTGAAAAAGTGTCTGCTACAGCCAACGGCTCGCTACTGCTGCAGGGGTCCAAAGAGAGCGACTCGGGGGTTTATTACTGCGGGATCAGCTACGGTTCTGAGTGGAAGCAACACATCCCATCACAAGGAATTAAATTCACTGACTGA